A single Nostoc sp. PCC 7107 DNA region contains:
- the pgl gene encoding 6-phosphogluconolactonase, with the protein MNKTVEILSDQSALVARSLELILSKLETAIAQRGQFTIALSGGSTPKPLYEAIAAQDLPWDKIHVFWGDERYVPASHPDSNELMARRAWLDRVNIPAANIHAVPTLDADPALSADKHEQDLREFFHTAPGEFPSLDVILLGMGDDAHTASLFPHTDALKVSDRLITVGNKDGNPRITFTYPFINTARSVIFVVAGANKRPALAKVFAPQADDFSYPSRLIRPQGELWWLLDSAAGAELPN; encoded by the coding sequence ATGAATAAAACAGTAGAAATTCTATCAGATCAGTCTGCGCTGGTAGCGCGATCGCTGGAGTTAATTTTATCGAAGTTGGAAACTGCCATTGCCCAACGGGGGCAATTTACGATTGCTCTATCTGGCGGGAGTACACCTAAGCCTTTATATGAAGCGATCGCTGCTCAAGATTTGCCTTGGGATAAAATTCACGTTTTTTGGGGCGATGAGCGCTACGTTCCCGCATCTCACCCCGATAGCAATGAATTAATGGCGCGGCGTGCATGGCTAGATCGAGTTAACATTCCCGCCGCCAACATTCACGCAGTCCCTACTTTAGATGCTGATCCAGCCTTATCGGCTGACAAGCATGAGCAGGATTTACGAGAATTTTTTCATACTGCTCCCGGTGAGTTCCCATCATTAGATGTCATCTTGCTGGGTATGGGTGATGATGCCCATACAGCATCTTTGTTTCCCCACACAGACGCACTCAAAGTGAGCGATCGCTTAATTACTGTGGGTAACAAAGACGGAAATCCTCGCATCACCTTCACTTACCCCTTCATCAACACGGCTCGCAGCGTGATTTTTGTCGTTGCAGGTGCTAATAAACGACCAGCTTTAGCCAAAGTCTTTGCCCCTCAAGCCGATGACTTTAGCTACCCATCTCGCTTAATTCGCCCCCAAGGAGAACTTTGGTGGCTCCTAGATTCAGCAGCTGGGGCGGAATTGCCAAATTAA
- a CDS encoding DUF2225 domain-containing protein: protein MKKLFNVMSTAGICLAPWIVTGVMTTGLLLSVSVRAIAQQQTPIYSAEEQAALEQAQELNQQIGKLYQAGKYSTATPLAERVLAIREQVLGKEHPLVANSLNNLAELYRLQGKYQQAEPLYFRALAISEKVRGKEDPNVAIALNNLALLYQEQGKYQQAEPLYLRSLAIYQKAQGQESPDVANSLNNLAELYRLQGKYQAAEPLYLRSLAIYEKVLGKEHRYVAESLNNLALLYKEQGNYQQAEVLYLRSLEIYANVLGKEHPDVAQSLNNLAELYGEQSQYQQAEQLYLLSLAIREKVLGKENPQIAQSLNNLAVLYRAQGKYQQAEPLYLRALAIYEQVFGQEHRNFAQILHNLAELYQIQRNYQQAEPLHLRALAIYEQVLGKEHPLIALSLNNLALLYSAKGNHTRAIDFSRRGLEIEAKNLNLIFAVGSEQRKQSYVRTFRGTTNTAISLSLQEKTKNSTAASLALTTVLRRKGLVLDAVADSIQILRTQLDKNPETQKLFTQWLQIQQQLSALVFSESTKQTANLKPQLEQLEADKAKLEAAISNKSAEFREQTQPIKLASIQAKIPKNAVLVEIVQYRPFNAQSVKDVPTWGKARYAAAVLRSTGKPSWVDLGEAAEIDKLAVDFRVELATGRSFNKLARTLEDKLIAPIRPLLGDARHILISPDGQLTLIPFEALKDQQDKFLIQSYAFSYLTSGRDLLRFQANNQNASAPVVLADIDYDNQASTGGTAKTSGMRSSQNLRSGDLANLEFEALTATKDEAIAIKNVLPKAKLVLGKDATETAVKQIQSPSILHLATHGFFITDVEQNLNASSDLELTPSQPNILQVENPLLRSGLALAGANKRNQVTLGNDDGVLTALEVAGLDLRSNQLVVLSACETGKGDVKVGDGVYGLRRALVIAGSQSQVLSLWLVDDAATKDLMVKYYQNLQKGKGRHEALRAAQLDLLNSQEYQHPRFWAAFLPSGDWTPLSNVASDR, encoded by the coding sequence GTGAAAAAGTTATTCAATGTGATGAGTACTGCGGGTATTTGTCTCGCACCTTGGATAGTAACGGGTGTGATGACAACAGGGTTATTGTTGAGTGTGTCAGTTAGAGCGATCGCCCAACAGCAAACTCCTATATACTCAGCAGAGGAGCAAGCAGCTTTAGAACAAGCCCAAGAACTTAATCAACAGATAGGAAAGTTATACCAAGCAGGAAAATACTCTACTGCTACCCCTTTAGCAGAACGGGTATTGGCTATCCGCGAGCAGGTGCTGGGTAAGGAACACCCATTAGTTGCGAATAGCTTGAATAATTTGGCGGAACTGTATCGATTACAGGGAAAATATCAACAAGCCGAGCCATTATATTTCCGCGCTTTGGCAATTTCTGAAAAGGTGCGAGGGAAAGAAGATCCCAATGTCGCTATTGCTTTAAATAATTTAGCTTTACTGTATCAAGAACAGGGAAAATATCAACAGGCGGAACCATTGTATCTCCGTTCTCTGGCTATTTATCAGAAGGCACAAGGGCAAGAATCGCCTGATGTTGCCAATAGCTTGAATAACTTGGCGGAACTGTATCGATTACAGGGAAAATATCAAGCAGCAGAACCATTGTATCTGCGATCGCTGGCTATTTATGAAAAGGTACTTGGTAAAGAACATCGTTATGTCGCTGAAAGCTTAAATAATTTAGCCTTACTCTACAAAGAACAAGGCAATTATCAACAGGCAGAAGTATTGTATCTTCGCTCTTTGGAAATTTATGCAAATGTTCTGGGTAAGGAACATCCTGATGTTGCTCAAAGCTTGAATAATTTGGCTGAACTTTATGGTGAACAAAGTCAATATCAACAAGCAGAGCAATTATATTTGCTTTCTCTAGCTATCAGAGAGAAAGTCTTAGGTAAAGAAAATCCGCAGATTGCCCAAAGCTTAAATAATTTGGCTGTACTCTATCGCGCCCAAGGTAAATATCAACAAGCGGAACCATTATATCTCCGCGCTTTGGCTATTTATGAGCAGGTATTTGGTCAAGAGCATCGTAATTTTGCTCAAATTTTACATAACTTAGCTGAACTCTATCAAATACAAAGAAATTATCAACAAGCAGAACCATTGCACCTCCGCGCTTTAGCTATTTATGAGCAGGTACTTGGTAAAGAACATCCATTAATCGCCCTGAGCTTGAATAATTTGGCCTTACTCTACTCAGCTAAGGGTAATCATACTCGTGCTATTGATTTCTCACGTCGTGGGCTAGAAATTGAGGCAAAAAATCTCAATTTGATTTTTGCAGTCGGCTCAGAACAAAGAAAACAGAGTTACGTGAGAACTTTTCGGGGGACAACTAACACCGCCATTTCCTTATCCCTGCAAGAAAAAACTAAAAATTCAACCGCCGCATCTCTAGCCTTAACCACCGTACTGCGGCGCAAAGGACTGGTGTTAGATGCTGTAGCTGATAGCATCCAAATACTCCGCACTCAACTAGACAAAAACCCCGAAACTCAAAAATTATTTACTCAATGGCTGCAAATACAACAGCAACTCTCCGCATTAGTATTTTCTGAATCAACAAAACAAACTGCTAATCTAAAACCTCAACTAGAACAACTAGAAGCAGACAAAGCCAAACTAGAAGCAGCTATTAGTAATAAAAGTGCTGAATTCCGTGAGCAAACACAACCAATAAAATTAGCCAGCATTCAAGCCAAAATCCCCAAAAATGCAGTCTTGGTAGAGATTGTGCAGTATCGGCCGTTCAATGCTCAATCGGTGAAAGATGTCCCAACCTGGGGAAAAGCGCGTTATGCGGCGGCGGTGTTACGTTCTACTGGTAAACCCTCATGGGTTGATTTAGGTGAAGCCGCAGAGATTGATAAATTAGCTGTTGATTTTCGCGTAGAGTTAGCTACAGGAAGGTCATTCAACAAACTCGCCCGGACTTTAGAAGATAAATTAATCGCACCTATCCGTCCGTTATTGGGTGATGCGCGGCATATTTTGATTTCTCCTGATGGGCAATTAACATTAATTCCCTTTGAAGCCTTAAAGGATCAGCAAGATAAATTCTTGATTCAGAGTTATGCTTTTTCTTACCTTACCAGTGGCAGAGATTTGTTACGCTTTCAAGCAAATAACCAGAATGCTTCTGCGCCTGTGGTGTTGGCAGATATTGACTACGATAATCAAGCCTCAACTGGAGGAACTGCGAAAACATCTGGTATGCGTAGTTCCCAAAACCTGCGCTCTGGTGATTTAGCGAATTTGGAATTTGAAGCTTTAACTGCTACTAAAGATGAAGCCATAGCCATTAAAAATGTTTTACCCAAGGCAAAATTAGTCTTAGGTAAAGATGCGACAGAAACCGCAGTCAAACAAATACAAAGTCCGAGCATTTTACACTTGGCTACGCATGGTTTCTTTATCACTGATGTGGAACAAAACCTCAACGCATCATCAGATTTAGAGTTAACACCCAGTCAACCAAATATTTTACAAGTAGAAAATCCCTTATTGCGTTCTGGTTTAGCTCTAGCTGGTGCAAACAAACGCAATCAAGTCACCCTAGGGAATGATGATGGTGTGTTGACAGCTTTGGAAGTGGCTGGTTTAGATTTGCGTTCTAATCAGTTAGTTGTGCTGTCGGCTTGTGAAACAGGTAAGGGTGATGTGAAAGTTGGCGATGGTGTGTATGGTTTACGGCGGGCTTTGGTAATTGCTGGTTCCCAATCTCAAGTTTTGAGTCTGTGGTTGGTGGATGATGCAGCGACGAAGGATTTAATGGTGAAGTATTATCAGAATTTGCAGAAGGGTAAGGGAAGACATGAAGCTTTACGTGCTGCACAGTTGGATTTGCTCAATAGTCAAGAATATCAGCATCCCAGATTTTGGGCGGCGTTTCTTCCTTCTGGGGATTGGACTCCGTTGAGTAATGTTGCAAGTGATAGGTGA